The Pungitius pungitius chromosome 4, fPunPun2.1, whole genome shotgun sequence nucleotide sequence TACATTGGCTTGTGTAACAGGAAGACTCCACttgcctttttcctctttttttattaacctATATATAGGGGGTCAATGTCTAATATCAGGCTTCAGaatcaagaaaaaaagggaCCAGAGCTTACTGCAGATTATCAAAGTGGGAGTCACGTACGGTGAATACAACATGaaataatattataaatatataacatcagCAGAGATGGAAGATctaaagaaataaaactgtctcaatgaaaaatgttttaagttATTTTATGGAAAATGTATTGTAGACAGACTTCAGGAAAACCTGTTAGAACAGCTGCTTGTATGAGTAGTGGCTCCCGCCCCATAACATTAAagtccaaagacacacacacacacacacacacacacacacacctggccagAGTTCGGGAGTGCCAACACACTCACCTGGCGATGTGGCGCACAGCATTCTTCTGCTCGTCTCGTCGAAGAGATCGCAAAGTGCTCGAGCAGTGGAAAGCAGACGGCTGCAGACGTGCTGGGACGTGAGGGGTTCTCCTGATCTGAAGTACAAACGAGTCACTAGAACCTGCCGCCTGCCCTCTGCCACTCTCTTTGGGAGCTCAAAATAGTCCACCATGAGAGCGATGTAATTTCAGTCTTTCCCACGACAAGGACTGAGAGGGCCGCGCTCTTGTCCAGAGAATCGGAGCAATGACAACAACATCGACAAGGGCAAAacgtctttctgtctctctccgcTAGCTGCTCTCAGTTTGATCCTTTCGTTCAAAATATCCCACGACAAGTCTTCATTTCCAAACGAGACAAAGACAATGGCGATTGCACAGGTACAAGAAATGTCCCAGCCCGTTAAGAGAAAAAAGTCAAACTCGACTAGTCACTAAGTGGCTGTGGTGACATCTGGAGATTTCATTAGGCTAGATCAGTCTCTCTGATGTCACTGGTGGTCTCCTTCACATCCTGAGAAGGCATTGAGACAAGAAAGAAGCCTCGGTCCTCCCGATGGTGGCTTAACTGTTCTGTGCTGGTATGGCGGCAACCgaaaaaccacacaaacaacaaaaaaactgacGAAAAAGTAAATATGTGAAAAAGCAAACCGAAAGGCCCCCTCTGCTCTGGTTCCACCACAGCCGTCTGAACCCCACACGGCTTGTCTGGGCACAAAGCCAGACACCTTCACTTTGGATCTACTACTCTGCCCCCCATAAAGGGCACATCTTCCCTATACGCCCTGAGCCGAGTTGCAAATGCACAGTATCTATCGGGCACTTGCATGAAAACTATTACTGCCTAAAATAGTTCAGCTGAAGcgggcattttcattttaaacttaTGTCTTTGTTATTTGATAACACTAATAAATAAAGCAACTTGTACAGGAGCAGGTAAAAATAAAGTTGGGCGAGTTGACTCTTGATAGTTATCAAAACTATTAACATTAAATGCGCCATTACTTGAGATGAACAGAAGCAGCTCAAAGGAGCTCAAACTGGGAGAACTGCCCCTTGCGTTcaatttgaacatttgaaaaCTTAAGTTAATGTTTTGGACAAAGTGAAGTTCCCGGTgagtgtctctttttttagttttcatgaGTTGTTAAGTTAGGGGAAATCGTCCTTTGGCTGTTTGTGGCTAAAAGAGAAGGGCTAAAAAAAGAACTGCACAGTGATTCAAACGGATGACAATCAGTTCACTTCTTAGCTTCTTCAGAATAATCAGGGGAAAACCCTTACAGTAAGCTTTCCCAATGCCTCTGAATACAACAGTGGAATATTTTACCTCAAAGAGATGTCTGTTTCccaagcaacaaaaaaacactcagagagagagcaagaaaaaaggaggacacaGACACTCAAAGGACAGACAAAGTTGAGAACAGGGCATTACGCACTGTACCACACCATTACACAGTTTTAATCCCATTCACATCAGTCAGCATGTAGAAACACTCAAAGACCGGGGAGGGACTAGTGTTCACTATTCAGGTCCATTAAACAATAAGATGTCTAAAACAAAGATGTAGAGGACATTTGTCATAAACATAAGCAACCAGTAGTATAACAGCCACATTTTGGAAATGTACATAATTGTGACATTTTGTAATGTTCTGCTAAAAGGAGATAAAGAACTGTTGCACTGGTCATGGCCTCcctttttttacaacattatTTCAAGCAGCATTGACCAATAAGAACTTGAGTGGACTTTCACAGTAGAAGTTCTGCaggttgttttaaaaataagcCCCGACTTGATCCTTGCCTCcagagaaggagacagactCAGGAGTGTGCACCTTCCTTTAACTCTGGCTGTGTGATCCTGTAATATTCTAACGTAATTCATTTGGACGAGCAGCCTCCTCTTGGGCCACTTTATAGTTCGGACCAGATTAAAACCACTTGCACAGTGGTGCATATATTCCGACAATTATTCCAACAGCAGATTTTTCCCCTTGTCCCATATCCAAATCAAACTTCTCTTTAATAGAAGGAAAAATGTATTCAAGATTGCACATGTCGAACCTTCACAGAGTCATTTATTTCCAGAGttccagaaaataaaaacactgagcTTAAGAATTCCCTTGTTCCGATGGTCATGAGCCAAAGACAGAAACCAATGAAGAAGCTAAACTTACAATATATGCAAATGCCTatgattgattaattaattagtgGGCTGTAATTGGCTAATGAGCTTTCTTATATCCTCTATCCTTCAGCCTTTGTAAGATGTACTGTCTAAGTAGTACTATAGATTATCACATTTGAACTGAATGAACAACCACACGTGAAAAAGAAGCAACAACCAATACACGGTCACCTCCGCTGcttccaaaatgttttatttgcctGCTGTACCAGAGTGTGGTTCCaccaaatgttgttttgtcatAGTGATGCTGTGGGCAGACATCAGAAAACCCTTGGTTGGTTGGTTACCCTTATTGGTATTGGTTAACaatctttttcatttgcatgtCATGATTAATGAAACAAGCATAAATTGTCATTCTGATGCCTCGTGGGGGGAAACCTGCCCACTGTCAATCAACTCGACCCttcctttacagacattagGCTTCAACAAGAACCGCCAAGTATGGCTTGAATGAAAACTCATACTTATGAAGCTGTTCAAAAGGGTTACTTCATCCACATCAAATATGATAGATACACCCATCATACGATTTCAAGCAATTTTTGAAAGATCTAGCTCTTAATGGTTAATTGAAATATAATGGATAATGGATTTGTATGTCAAACAATAACATCAATGTTTTACAGTGTCAGATACTTAAAGCAACTACTTaaggcagttttttttctttacaaaaattttgtttgtctttgctaACTAGAAGTATTTATCTCATGCATGAATTAAATAGCAGTTTGATAAGTAGTCATATTTAAATTTGCTTGTTCACTTCACTGCATCTATAATACACTTTGAGTAAGTGAAATATTGAAATACTGTGTGACTCGGCTTTGTCATCAACTTAACTTGAAATTAGCTGGTTGCATGTGGAAATCCATTCCTTATGCAAAGAAATACTCATCTCTGGTGCATAGAGCACCAGCGAACAGGCTACACACTTTTATATGTATTCTCAGATATCACGCCTATATGGGAATCAAGAATGGGCCTTATAGAAGTCAGAGCCATTTCACCTCCATTGTGCACCCTCTCCTCTTGAAACGTACAGTACCCGTCAAATGTCTGGACACACATTTGACGGGTACTGTACCTTAAAGTCTTTTCTTGGTGTTGGGATTAGCTTTAATGTgcacaaatatacaaaaaaatatatagatacatatatatacatatatataatatatatatatgtgtatttactTTACAAGTTTATgcttggattttttttcctttttcttactCTGTAGAAGTAAAACTGAATAGAATAAGGCTCATAAAACTGTAATTCATAGTGCATGAACACAGCATAGGAAAATCAGTTGTTCAATTGTTATTGTTGTGCATAACTCTTAGACTATCCTATGTCTTTACATCAACTTAAACACATCTTACTTTTTGCACAAATTAATTATAAAGGTTATTATAAAGTAATGTTACACGTACAAAACTATGCTCACAGTAAATTAACACACCAGGTTATTAAAACATTGCTACAACAGATCTACTTATTTTACTACACGCTGGTTAAGCTGTTGACGACATTAGCACAGCTCATTGTAACGGTTGCAGCCACACGTCTACACGGCGTCCACGTTTACAGCAGAGTCACCACCGTAGGAGGCATTTACAACTTTTAACTGACCCCATAGTCATCTGGCATATGGCATTAGCTGCACTTGTGCTAACCTGCTAGCATGTCGAGCTAGTGACAGCTGGCGGCGCGGACAGTAGCTGGGCGACCACGATAGAAAGCTTGATATTTTAACTTCTCCGTTTCtccaaataaaaagaagaagaaaaaaaaagacctgccTAATAACCTCGGTTCCTCTTTTACAGGAagatcacacacgcacacgcagtgTCACGGTTTCGGTATAAAGCTGCTAAAATGAAGAAAGCGGTCATTTTACCAAGGTTGGTTAGGTGAGTAACTTCGGCGTTTACCTGGCGCACGCGGGGAAAGCCACTGACCTGCGGGGCCTAacggctgctgctgcccgtCCTCACCGAAAATCAGTCGGAAGTCCAGCTCCTCATTCCCGGGGCAGTTGGCGGTCGTCATCGGGTTTGACAGCTCGGGTTTAAACCCGCCGACTCGACCGTCGACCGCTGGAGCAATTTATGCTCTCCTCTAACGTCACAGCATTTACCGACTGCAGCGGCGCCGAACTTCAAACTTTTATTTAGTTGGACTCAAAGGCGTCGCTCAAACGCGGCTCGACAGGGTCCAACACATACGAGCCGTTAGCCCCTCGTCCTCCGGCAGTTTGACGGGCGAAATGTGGGCTTCAACTTGAGAGAAAGTCGTCTGcgccctctcctccccctgcgtCCCTCCGTCTCTCGCCGTGTCTCTCTGTCAGCCGGACGCGAAGCGCTTTCTCTGCCAGTCAGAGTTTAACGTCCAGTGTGAAGCTGATGAATTGTCCGTTTAATTGTCCCACTttggtgtctctctgtctctctgtctctctctctctgtcctcctgtcttttCCGCTCATTCCGGAGCTCCGATCCCAACTTTTACTAATCCCGCGTGACAGGGCTGTTCCAGCGATGACGTCAgcagacacaacacaacacgggCATGCACACGCGGGCACACGcggacacgcgcacacacacacacacacacacacacgcacacacctgcacGCAAAAGCACACAACTACTAAGCTATTGAGTTAACGAACGGTTTTATGAAAGACAAGTTACAGGCAAGTTCTTGTCCAGCTTGAAGCCAATAAATACAGATACAATTGGCTATGGATTTTTCGTGACctaaaatgcattcaaaataaattatgtaaattatatgtgtgtgtatgtaaattACATTAATTGtaatttgtgtatatatacacactagaTTTTCTATTTTACACTGTATAATGTGTTATTACTTTGTAAATAAGGGGTTTTGGCGAAACAAAGTGTACTAACATTTAAAATTGATAGCAAACCTTTTGACCTTGCAACCAGCAGGTATTAAAGCCACTTTGCTCTATTTAATTGGCCCTCTATtttcatccacccccccccccccccccatcacactgCATGCAATTGCACCCGGCTTTCAACACTACCAAGATTGGTAAATCTAATGACATGATGCACTTTCCCACTTCAACTGTTCTGTAGATGTAGATATGTATTGCAGCCTAAGTAACGCATCACTTATGGTCATTGAGTGgaaaaaaagctatttttgtTGCAAGATCACAGTGATTCAACCATTTGAAAATATCTACAGTTGATCTTATATAGAGCCATGTTTTTAGGCTTCTTGTACCTGCAACTTGAACTCTTTAAATATAACTCTGACATGGTAAGAGCCTGCAAGCGCTTACCGTGCAAGCTTGCTTGCACTTTCTTTGCATATTTCTGCTCTGAGGGATTTCTCTACGACATTGGTTTATTTACATAATGCAAGTTATTACAAGTTCTTACCAGAGAAAGTTGGCCAGAGTAAATCTCTGTCCAAAATAAAGCAGTAGTACATCCATCCCTTTAACCTGTGTGGTACTATCCAACGCATCAACCCACTCAGGTTAATCTTTATTGGGGAAGCGACACAGAGGTTGATGTGCTCTAAAGCTTTGATGATGTTCGTATTGGTCTATGGCCAGGTTAATTATTATCTGCATTCACCCTGTTGGAGATATCAATCTAGAGtataatatacacacacttattttaatctgttgacaaatgacaaaacacTTTTCTCAGCATGTATGTGTCTTTCCAATTCGTATTGTGGTAAATCCTCCATGTAATTtgcatggacacacacgcacacacaccaacacacacatacacatttgcATTTGATCAAGACTATGCGCCTCaagaacgttttttttgttacccCAAAGGTCATAGCAACTCTGATAAGCAAAGTCATAAGATTGTAAGTTATTATATGTGTTTTACTGCTACTATTCATTTTATCATAGATTGATAAAATAAGCATAATATGTTAGAGCCTTGACGACAAActtgtaaaataaaattaacAAATGAGATTCTTTGTGTGAATATCAAATGAACGTCACATGAACATGCAATGTAGAAAGCACCAaagatacattttcaaaacGTTTTGCACGATCACATTTTGATGGCAATCAGTCAATCCTCGACACATATTGCATGCACCGCAGacaacagcttctttttttctgacacAGCCATATTGCATACACGTATGCTAAATGCATGTGGGCGTACAGAAAGGCGTTATACTTACAAAGGCATTTGAAAGCGTCAATATCACATTTCCTGTGGTCTTTATTTCCAAGCAAAAGCACAACGTTTGACCCATTCTCATCTTCTTTGCCACCTGCTGATGTAATTCTTTCCCAAAGGATACATGCAATAATTGTATTACTGTAAAGGCTGGTAACATTAGAGTTAGAGCTCCAAATACACAAaccaaagttgttgttttttgtttcctctttaaaCTGCATATAATCTAACAGTATCTTACTATTTGAGACAGCACTCAGATAGGAAAGTGATTTAAAGAAGGATGTGAAGTTACTTCTGTTAAATAAGTAACGAATTGACGAGTAACTTGCTAGGAAgcctaaaagaagaaaagtaatgGTCTTAACGGACTACTCTGAGAAACAATTACTCATGATGTCATTTAGTCACACATGCTTATTGCATCAAGTCAGTAATGTCACACAATAAGTTCCAGTCTATTTTCAGTTAAGCTTTTTGAAAGAGGAGACTAATTGTCATAACCAGGGCTgctatgagaaaataaaaaataaataataaataatgggaTTCTCTTAAACAAACAAAGTACAATCATGTTAAAGATGCAGCTTTTGCAACTGCAATGGACTCACATGACTCAAACAATTCTCAATTCACTGTATACGTTCAGATTTATCACACAATTATTCTTAACAAATGTTATCATACGTGGACCATTTCAAAATTGTGTGGCAGTCACGTGGTTTGACTGCACTTTCTCCTGCGCAGCGTACATGCTAATTCAGGTTACGATGTGTTTTATCTTCGCGGATGACCTTTGAAGAGAGaagataaaaaacacaaattgtgtGGGAGGCTGAAGATGCGGTTTGTGATATTATGTTCTCGTAGTTAGTAAGTtataaagggggaaaaaaacagcttctgCCCCCACACTGGTCCTGTTTGAGAGGTGTCAATCTTTCAAGGATTGGGCTTTGCCGACACTGCAGAAATGCACCTTGACAACTCTCACGGTGTTCACTAAATGTCAACAAATTGCATGCAGTTCTACACcagaaaaacaactgaaataaaTGTGAGGCTCACTTATGCTATTATACTGATTGGAATACAACATATACTTTATTCTCCAACATTTGAACATTGAAAGGAACTAAACTTTGTCATGCCTGTGAGTTATTTGTTATTAAAAGTCCTAATTGCTTTGGGATTGACATATATTTATAAACAGTATATTACGATAATGCAGCAGTGGATTGGAGGAATTTATGATGAATGTATTTCTTAGAATAATTCTTCAAAAAAGAATGTGTTATTTTGATGTcatgcaaaaatattttaaacttgGCAGTTTAGTTCTGTTGAGGATTTCAGGGGACGTTAAATCTTCCTGGTTGATTAATGCTGCCCTCTTTTGTTCAGTAAGAAAAACTGATTCTTCTGATGAGTCAGAACTACTGTTGCAAACCCTGTGTCTTGACATTAAAAACAGCTACACGTTTTAATCTCTATTCTCTATGGATAtgatcagtttatttttttaaaataaaaatctagtAAATGCCGAGCTTAGCTCATTCTTTTTGTCATAAGAAGACCTCCTGCAGTTCACAAGGGATCCACAGCATTGGCTTATCCAACACGTGACAAAGATTCAATTACTGAACGTGTGTGTGATGTTCTAAAGCTAATCAATCAATGAGCCAATtcattcaggacatggaaaggGTAGCTGATGTAAGATCAATGTGGCAGCAAAATATATGTGTATTGATTTGACTTGGATGTAGCATAGCATTTTTAACAGGAATACTGCACTAGTTCATTGAACACATTGTCAGCAGTATTCAGTTCAAGCAACTGCTGCGGAGGTCAACCTGCACAAATATTTTCATCAGGGAAGATATAGGCCATAAAATAATTTTGTAAAATAGGCAGACATTCTTCCACACCCCAATCAAACCATGCGTTATCTTTGATATATTTCTATTCATATTGTCTAATGTAAAAAAAGTGAATCCTACGTCAATTTGACCCCTATCAATGTTTAAgtctctaaataaataattgtatcatcatcatcaggcatCAAAAGGCAAAGCCACTGCAAGCCTTTGGGCTGAAGGGAAATATTTACTGCAGTGTCTATAAAAACCTTCcatgttttttaaagtaatacTTCAATCAGGGAGATTTTATGCTGATCTGCATATGTCTCCATAATAGCTCAATAGATATTTTCCGGATGTTTAAGGAGGTGGgtagttttaaaatgtaattcgcTATTTAGGTAGTCAACAAACAAGCACAAAGTTCTGATAAAACACTTGATGAACAATTTGAATTATTTGTCAGTTTTAAAAGGCTCTGGTAACAATGTACCCCAAGGGTAAAGATGTTAGCATGTTTGAAGGTTACTGGAGGGTTCATTATTTTACATAGAGAACGCAATGTAAAATTCTATCTCTACATTTAGCCAAGCCTGTGAATATTGTTAAACAAAAACCTTTGCAAACAAAAAGTTTATGGAAATACAACATTATTGCAGCAGTTGTACGAGgtgtatttaatttattttgttaaaaaagtttaaaaagacgTTTGTTTGAACACATGCGTTTAAATAAACGTCATCAAGTTCCGCCTGATTTGACGTCATCAACATTCGCCAGGAAAGCATGGCGATATCGATGTCAAGTTGAGCAGGATGATAACAGATTTTCAGGGGTTTTTTTGAACATGTAAAATGACGTAAGATTCCCGAAGTGCTATTATCTTTATCCTCGTTTATTCTCCTTTTCATTCTTGTCAGCTGACTGTTGCTGCTGACAAGCCGATTAAACCACAAAATGCACTCTGTGAAGGTCGGCTGTTTTGCTTCGGCTGTATCACGAGCTCTCTGCTGTCGTGATTTTATTAAAGTGTCCGCGTGCTGTCGTGTGCATCGTTTTGTTAGTCAGAAAGCCGCCACGCCAGAGGAGACAGTTATTCGTGTTCCGCGCTACATGCAGAGGCGCGTTGAACACGTGAAACAGACCCGGGGCCAAACAAAAATCAACACCATCAAAGCTGGCAAGCTCTTGATCCAGAGCAAAAACTCTGATCTGAACCAATCTGCGGGATACACCCTTGGTAAGTTCGAGCCTCTTACTCTCTGCTCTAAAGGATGGAAGCACAACAAATCTTTCGGGGACCACTTTACCATCAACAACATCAAGACTGTAGCACCCTTTGTTGCTGAAAATCAGAATGAAGACGTCCAGCAGAACGCACCCGTGACTTTTAACAACCTCCGCATCTGCAAGGCACTGGTGGAAGGTTTGGAACGCATCAACATTACCCATCCCACCACTGTACAGCTGCAGACCATCCCAAAGGTCATGAAAGGTCACAACGTCCTCTGTGCTGCGGAGACGGGCAGTGGAAAAACCCTGAGTTACCTTCTGCCTATCGTTCAGAGACTGCAGGTTGAATCGGAGGTGGATGCTGAGAGCGCACGCGGGATCGGCGCTGTGGTTCTCGTGCCTTCCCGAGAGCTCTCCGAGCAAGTGGCCGCCGTGTCCAGGAAGCTGTGCGCCCCGTTAGGCTTGACGACGAGCACTGTGGGCGGAGGGCGGGGTGTAGGACACATCAAGAGCATCTTTAAGAGGGATCCTCCAGATATTCTCGTGGCCACACCGGGGGCCCTGATCAAGGCCCTGCGGAGACGCTGCGTGGACTTGAGCGAGCTCAGCTTCTTTGTGGTAGATGAGGCCGACACCATGTTTGACCCCAGCTTTTCTGACATGCTGGAGAATATCCTGCTCAGCGCGAACATTGCTAGGGATCCCAAAGAAACACGAGGTCCTGGCCACAAGGcccagctgctggtggtgggCGCCACCTTCCCCGGGGGTGTCGGCGAAGTGCTCAGCAAGGTGACGGACCTCGGCAGCGTGGTGGTTATCAAGAGCAAGATGCTGCACTTCCTCATGCCGCATGTCAAACAGACGTTCATGAAGGTAAAGGGCACAGACAAGATCCTGGAGCTCCACCAAGCCCTGAAGATGCTCCAACAGAaagaaggtggtggtggtggtgctgcacTGGTTTTCTGTAACAAGTCTGCCACCGTCAACTGGCTGGGGTACTCGCTGGAAGAGATGGGGATGCGGCACGCGCGACTGCAGGGGGAGATGCCGGCCGCGCTGCGTGCAGGAATCTTCCGAACGTTTCAGAAGGCCGGACAGACGGATGTGTTGATTTGCACGGACATTGCTTCCCGTGGGCTGGACACGTCCAGAGTGCGCTTGGTCGTCAACTACGACGCCCCAGAATCCCACACAGACTACATCCACAGAGCAGGGAGAGTGGGGAGGGCGGGAGGGCGAGAGGATGGGGAGGTTCTCACTTTTGTCACTCACCCGTGGGATGTGGAGTTGGTGCAGAAGATTGAGATAGCTGCACGTAGGAGAACTAGTTTGCCAGGGATGCAATCTGATATACGTGAGCCTAAACCCAAAGGAGAAGCAGATGTAGAGGAGTAGGAGgtccttgtgttttcttttttctatgtTTGCAAATAGTGGTGACATGTTGCTGTGTTTGCTAGGTTGTGTTGGGATACGATGAGaaactgtaaatgtgtaaaatcaGAAACAATGAGCTGAATTTATTAAAAACAGTgggctgttttcttttgtccatCTCAActtataaatattaatatacaGTCATTCAAATATTTCAGGAATAATTTGTCTGATTTGTCTTCCCTACaactttgtaaaaaaataagttcaataaatattttgattttgtaATGTGGGAATATCCTGGATTTTCTGAAGATACCAAcccttgtatttttttttaatttgtactgCCTGTGTTCAGTCACAAGGTGGCAGCATTTGTCTGATTTCAGCTTATGTTAATTGGCTGCACAGTTTATCGGTCAAAACATGCAACTTATGCTTGCTGACACACTGAGGAGTCAAAAGCCCGACTGGTAGTTTTTATTGAGTGTTTGTGGGGgatgttattttatttagtaCAGGAACACCTTATTAGGTTATAGCACTGATGATGAATTGCCAAGTTAGACGCACCCTGAAATCTAATTTCGTAGGTCTGCTTtacttgaaaatgatttttcccCCTCTTGCATACCTATGTGTGtcttgttgaaaaaaaactgcTACAGTCTTTCAGCTCTTATTTCGGAATAACCTATCCTTTGACCATTATTTCCTGATTTAGGTGGTGTTAAGCAGGACTTCATTTGTTTATCACATGAATAATTGATACCAAAAACTTAATCTGAAATAAATTAGCTCTTTGTCCCTCAGACATGTTACATACCTGATGATGGAGTGCTTCTGGAAGTAAAGATTGTAGAagcagacagaaggacagacgTGTTGACGGCTATGACAGTCACAAGGGGCTTCCCTCAGAATGTCTGCAATCTGGCTAAGATTGTCCCGCTCCGGCTCATCCTCTCAAGCTTTGCCCCACCTTAGGTTCACATTTCAGCCAACTTTACCCCGACAACAAGGACATCCATTTATAGCATGTGGAGCAAATGCTTCCTATCCCTCAGTTTATATTTTTGTCCTGCTTCACCTCCAGCGACCCctgcaaaaataataatctctatcaaatgtctttcttccaGGGAGTTGCTGGGCCCAGCGTTTAGTATTTTATGGCTGAAATAATTTTAGCTCTTGCACTTAAAGGGCCACTTCAACCGTTTCACTCATTATTGGTTTAGTCAAAACGAAGCATAGCCACTATGTGAAAGACTGTCGTTAAAGTGTTTGTTGAATTGGATATTTAACCTCCATTGTGCATAATGAGTAGACTGCACCTTTGTCCGCTGAAGGAGCGAGGTTTCTCTCTGTCTATCCAAATTGAACACCTGTATAGTTAAGCAGACAATCATGATCAACTATGTAACTACAGACGAATCACTTGAGAATTTTTAACTGATCAAACTATTTACCGTAGCCTATTTACTGTACAAAACATTACTGTATATAAGCagcaccagtcaaaggtttggacacattttttcattcaattcaatgagacaTTTGACTGTAATTATAGATCCATCATCTGTATATGTTCCGAgccatgtgtgtttttatgcaaaACAGTACTAAATGGATGTAGTATCTTAGATGATGCGATCCCGGTTTTGAAAGGGAGAAGTGGGTCCGAGGTTGCTAGTTGTCACCACCCTCAGCCTACAGTAAAATAAACAATGGCCTATATTTGAGCAGGTGTTGAGGCTTGGATGCCTTTCACAGGGAAATCTCctttcattttcccttttggCTTGAGACCAATACTTAAGGGCATTTACTTTTTACCCATACAGAGCCAGATAACCTGCAGCCAACCAACGACAACAGAAAAAGACCCATTactagaatatatatatacaaaaataa carries:
- the ddx28 gene encoding probable ATP-dependent RNA helicase DDX28, with translation MHSVKVGCFASAVSRALCCRDFIKVSACCRVHRFVSQKAATPEETVIRVPRYMQRRVEHVKQTRGQTKINTIKAGKLLIQSKNSDLNQSAGYTLGKFEPLTLCSKGWKHNKSFGDHFTINNIKTVAPFVAENQNEDVQQNAPVTFNNLRICKALVEGLERINITHPTTVQLQTIPKVMKGHNVLCAAETGSGKTLSYLLPIVQRLQVESEVDAESARGIGAVVLVPSRELSEQVAAVSRKLCAPLGLTTSTVGGGRGVGHIKSIFKRDPPDILVATPGALIKALRRRCVDLSELSFFVVDEADTMFDPSFSDMLENILLSANIARDPKETRGPGHKAQLLVVGATFPGGVGEVLSKVTDLGSVVVIKSKMLHFLMPHVKQTFMKVKGTDKILELHQALKMLQQKEGGGGGAALVFCNKSATVNWLGYSLEEMGMRHARLQGEMPAALRAGIFRTFQKAGQTDVLICTDIASRGLDTSRVRLVVNYDAPESHTDYIHRAGRVGRAGGREDGEVLTFVTHPWDVELVQKIEIAARRRTSLPGMQSDIREPKPKGEADVEE